A region of Rhodoferax potami DNA encodes the following proteins:
- the acnB gene encoding bifunctional aconitate hydratase 2/2-methylisocitrate dehydratase, whose translation MLQAYRDHVAERAALGIPPLPLSAKQTGELIELLKAPPAGEEATLVELITHRVPAGVDDAAKVKASYLAAVAHGTEKCALISRARATELLGTMLGGYNISPMVDLLDDAAVAAEAAEGLKKTLLMFDQFHDVKEKADKGNTFAKAVLQSWADAEWFTSRPEVPKSITVSIFKVAGEINTDDLSPAPDAWSRPDIPLHALAMHKNARPGITPEEDGKRGPVKFLEDLRAKGNLVAYVGDVVGTGSSRKSATNSVLWFTGEDIPFVPNKRFGGVCLGGKIAPIFYNTMEDSGALPIELDVSQMAMGDVVELRPYDGKAFKDGKEIASFEVKSEVLFDEVRAGGRIPLIIGRGLTAKAREALGLKPSTLFRLPQNPADTKKGFSLAQKMVGRACGLPEGQGVRPGTYCEPKMTSVGSQDTTGPMTRDELKDLACLGFSADLVMQSFCHTAAYPKPVDVKMHHELPDFISTRGGISLRPGDGVIHSWLNRLLLPDTVGTGGDSHTRFPIGISFPAGSGLVAFAAATGVMPLDMPESVLVRFKGKMQPGVTLRDLVNAIPLYAIKAGLLTVEKKGKKNIFSGRILEIEGLPDLKVEQAFELSDASAERSAAGCTVHLNKEPIIEYVNSNITMMKWMIANGYSDARTLARRIAAQEAWLKNPELLKGDADAEYAAVIEIDLADIHEPIVACPNDPDDVKTLAEVAGAKIDEVFIGSCMTNIGHFRAASKLMEGKRDIPVKLWIAPPTKMDAKQLSDEGHYGVLGGAGARMEMPGCSLCMGNQAQVKEGATVFSTSTRNFPNRLGKNSNVYLGSAELAAIASKLGRIPTKEEYLADMGVLTAASDKVYQYLNFDKISDYTESAATVK comes from the coding sequence ATGTTGCAAGCTTACCGTGACCATGTGGCTGAACGCGCTGCGTTGGGCATTCCCCCCCTGCCTTTGTCTGCCAAGCAGACGGGCGAATTGATCGAGTTGCTCAAGGCGCCCCCCGCTGGCGAAGAGGCAACTCTCGTCGAACTGATTACCCACCGCGTGCCTGCTGGTGTGGACGATGCCGCCAAGGTCAAAGCCAGCTACCTGGCTGCTGTGGCCCACGGCACTGAAAAGTGCGCCTTGATCTCCCGCGCCCGCGCGACCGAACTGTTGGGCACCATGCTGGGCGGCTACAACATCAGCCCTATGGTCGATTTGTTGGACGACGCGGCAGTGGCTGCAGAAGCCGCTGAAGGCCTGAAGAAAACTTTGCTGATGTTCGACCAGTTCCATGACGTCAAGGAAAAGGCTGACAAGGGCAATACCTTTGCCAAGGCTGTGCTGCAAAGCTGGGCCGATGCCGAGTGGTTTACCAGCCGCCCTGAAGTGCCCAAGTCCATCACCGTCAGCATTTTCAAAGTCGCCGGTGAGATCAACACCGACGACCTGTCTCCTGCACCCGACGCCTGGAGCCGCCCTGACATTCCTTTGCACGCGCTGGCAATGCACAAGAATGCCCGCCCCGGCATTACCCCTGAAGAAGATGGCAAGCGTGGCCCGGTCAAGTTCCTCGAAGACTTGCGCGCGAAGGGTAATCTCGTAGCCTACGTGGGCGATGTGGTGGGCACTGGTTCGTCGCGCAAGTCTGCGACCAACTCCGTGTTGTGGTTTACCGGCGAGGACATTCCGTTTGTCCCCAACAAGCGTTTCGGTGGAGTCTGCTTGGGCGGCAAAATCGCGCCGATTTTCTACAACACCATGGAAGACTCCGGCGCGCTGCCGATTGAGTTGGATGTGAGCCAAATGGCCATGGGCGATGTGGTGGAACTGCGTCCCTATGACGGTAAAGCTTTCAAGGACGGCAAAGAAATCGCATCTTTCGAAGTCAAGAGCGAAGTGCTGTTTGACGAAGTGCGCGCTGGTGGCCGTATCCCCTTGATCATCGGCCGTGGCTTGACTGCCAAAGCCCGTGAAGCGTTGGGTCTGAAGCCTTCCACATTGTTCCGCCTGCCCCAGAACCCTGCGGATACCAAGAAGGGTTTCAGCTTGGCCCAGAAGATGGTCGGTCGTGCCTGCGGTTTGCCCGAAGGCCAAGGCGTTCGCCCCGGTACTTATTGCGAGCCCAAGATGACCTCCGTCGGCTCGCAAGATACTACCGGCCCGATGACCCGCGACGAGCTGAAGGACTTGGCTTGCCTGGGCTTCTCTGCCGACTTGGTGATGCAGTCTTTCTGCCACACCGCGGCTTACCCCAAGCCCGTGGATGTGAAGATGCACCACGAGCTGCCTGACTTCATCAGCACCCGTGGCGGCATCAGCTTGCGCCCCGGTGACGGTGTGATCCACTCCTGGCTCAACCGCCTATTGTTGCCTGACACCGTGGGCACTGGTGGCGACAGCCACACCCGTTTCCCTATCGGTATCAGCTTCCCCGCAGGTTCTGGTCTGGTGGCGTTTGCTGCAGCAACTGGCGTGATGCCTTTGGATATGCCTGAGTCGGTGTTGGTGCGCTTCAAGGGCAAGATGCAGCCTGGCGTGACCCTGCGCGATTTGGTGAACGCGATTCCCTTGTACGCGATCAAGGCCGGCCTGCTGACCGTCGAGAAGAAGGGCAAGAAGAACATCTTCTCCGGCCGCATCCTCGAAATCGAAGGTTTGCCAGACCTGAAGGTTGAGCAGGCGTTTGAGTTGTCCGATGCGTCTGCCGAACGCTCTGCCGCAGGCTGCACTGTGCATCTGAACAAAGAGCCGATCATTGAGTACGTCAACAGCAACATCACCATGATGAAGTGGATGATTGCCAATGGTTACTCTGATGCACGTACCTTGGCCCGCCGTATCGCAGCTCAGGAAGCCTGGCTCAAGAACCCCGAGTTGCTCAAGGGCGACGCGGATGCGGAGTACGCAGCTGTTATCGAGATCGACTTGGCCGACATCCACGAACCAATCGTGGCATGCCCCAACGATCCGGACGATGTGAAGACATTGGCTGAAGTTGCTGGTGCCAAGATCGATGAAGTGTTCATCGGCTCTTGCATGACCAACATCGGCCACTTCCGTGCAGCGTCCAAGCTGATGGAAGGCAAGCGCGATATTCCGGTCAAGCTGTGGATTGCACCGCCCACCAAGATGGATGCCAAGCAACTGAGCGACGAAGGCCACTATGGTGTTCTGGGTGGCGCAGGTGCCCGTATGGAAATGCCGGGCTGCAGCTTGTGTATGGGTAACCAAGCACAGGTGAAAGAGGGCGCGACCGTGTTCTCTACCTCCACCCGCAACTTCCCGAACCGCTTGGGCAAGAACAGCAATGTTTACCTCGGTTCTGCCGAACTGGCCGCCATCGCTTCCAAGCTAGGCCGCATTCCTACCAAGGAAGAGTATCTGGCGGACATGGGTGTACTGACTGCGGCCAGCGACAAGGTGTACCAGTACCTGAACTTTGACAAGATCAGCGACTACACCGAGTCCGCTGCAACTGTGAAGTAA
- the sdhA gene encoding succinate dehydrogenase flavoprotein subunit, translating to MSYSVSKRKFDVVIVGAGGSGMRASLQLARAGLNVAVLSKVFPTRSHTVAAQGGIGASLGNMNDDNWHYHFYDTVKGSDWLGDQDAIEFMCREAPKVVYDLEHMGMPFDRNPDGTIYQRPFGGHTANYGEKAVERACAAADRTGHAMLHTLYQQNVAAKTSFFVEWMALDLIRDAEGDVVGVTALEMETGDIHILEAKTTLLATGGAGRIFAASTNAFINTGDGLGMAARAGIPLEDMEFWQFHPTGVAGAGVLLTEGCRGEGAILLNSNGERFMERYAPTLKDLAPRDFVSRSMDQEIKEGRGCGPNKDYVLLKLDHLGAETIHKRLPSVYEIGVNFANVDITKEPIPVVPTIHYQMGGIPTNVNGQVVVQNGDVHNQVVNGLYAVGECSCVSVHGANRLGTNSLLDLLVFGRAAGNHIVNYIKGSKEHKPLPKDAADRTLERVSRLDNAKSGEYAQDVANDLRASMQQHAGVFRTQKSMDEGVVKIAELRERVKALNLKDKSKVFNTARIEALEVENLIEAAEATIVSAAARHESRGAHTVDDYGDTPEHPNGRNDQDWHKHTLWYSEGNRLSYKPVQMKPLTVDSVPLKVRTF from the coding sequence ATGTCTTACTCCGTTTCTAAACGCAAATTCGACGTCGTCATCGTGGGAGCCGGCGGCTCCGGCATGCGCGCATCCCTGCAACTGGCTCGCGCCGGTTTGAACGTGGCAGTGCTGTCCAAAGTGTTCCCCACGCGCTCCCACACTGTGGCAGCGCAAGGCGGCATCGGTGCCTCCCTGGGCAACATGAACGACGACAACTGGCACTATCACTTCTACGATACCGTCAAGGGCTCCGACTGGCTCGGCGACCAAGACGCTATCGAATTCATGTGCCGTGAAGCCCCCAAGGTCGTGTATGACCTAGAACATATGGGCATGCCCTTCGACCGCAACCCTGACGGCACCATTTACCAGCGCCCCTTCGGCGGCCACACCGCGAACTACGGCGAGAAGGCTGTGGAGCGCGCTTGCGCAGCGGCTGACCGTACCGGCCACGCCATGTTGCACACGCTGTACCAGCAAAACGTGGCAGCCAAAACCAGCTTCTTCGTGGAGTGGATGGCCCTCGACCTGATCCGCGACGCCGAAGGCGACGTGGTCGGTGTCACGGCGCTGGAGATGGAAACTGGCGATATCCACATTCTGGAAGCTAAAACCACTTTGTTGGCCACCGGTGGCGCAGGCCGCATTTTTGCTGCATCCACCAACGCCTTCATCAACACCGGCGACGGCTTGGGTATGGCAGCACGCGCTGGCATCCCCTTGGAAGACATGGAGTTCTGGCAATTCCACCCCACCGGCGTGGCCGGTGCAGGCGTGTTGCTGACCGAAGGTTGCCGTGGCGAAGGCGCTATTTTGCTGAACAGCAACGGCGAACGCTTCATGGAGCGCTATGCGCCCACCTTGAAAGACTTGGCCCCGCGTGACTTCGTGTCCCGCTCCATGGACCAGGAAATCAAGGAAGGCCGTGGCTGCGGCCCGAACAAGGACTACGTGCTCTTGAAGCTGGACCACTTGGGTGCTGAAACCATCCACAAGCGCCTGCCATCGGTGTACGAAATCGGCGTGAACTTCGCCAACGTCGATATCACCAAAGAGCCGATCCCTGTGGTGCCCACCATCCACTACCAGATGGGTGGCATCCCCACCAACGTCAATGGCCAGGTCGTGGTACAAAACGGCGACGTGCACAACCAGGTCGTCAACGGCTTGTACGCGGTGGGCGAATGCTCCTGTGTCTCGGTGCACGGTGCCAACCGCCTGGGTACCAACTCTCTGTTGGACTTGTTGGTCTTCGGCCGTGCAGCCGGTAACCATATCGTCAACTACATCAAAGGCAGCAAAGAGCACAAGCCTCTGCCCAAAGACGCAGCTGACCGCACCCTCGAGCGTGTGTCCCGCTTGGATAACGCCAAGAGCGGCGAATACGCGCAAGACGTTGCCAACGACCTGCGCGCCTCGATGCAGCAACACGCTGGCGTGTTCCGCACCCAGAAGAGCATGGACGAAGGCGTGGTCAAAATCGCCGAACTGCGCGAACGGGTCAAGGCGCTCAACCTCAAGGACAAATCCAAGGTCTTCAATACTGCACGTATCGAAGCCCTCGAGGTGGAAAACCTGATTGAGGCAGCAGAAGCCACTATCGTGTCCGCCGCTGCGCGCCACGAGAGCCGCGGCGCCCACACTGTGGACGACTACGGCGACACCCCTGAGCACCCGAATGGCCGTAACGACCAAGACTGGCACAAGCACACGCTGTGGTACAGCGAAGGCAATCGCCTGTCTTACAAGCCGGTTCAAATGAAGCCTTTGACCGTGGACTCGGTGCCACTCAAGGTTCGTACGTTCTAA
- the sdhD gene encoding succinate dehydrogenase, hydrophobic membrane anchor protein, translated as MAVNYGSKRVVVGAHYGLRDWLAQRVTAVLMALFTVVLLAQVLLSKGPIGYDKWAGIFSTQWMKFLTFAVIIAMLYHVWVGVRDIWMDYVKPVSIRLSLQVFSIVWLVGCAGWAIQVLWRL; from the coding sequence ATGGCAGTTAATTACGGATCCAAACGCGTCGTTGTTGGCGCTCACTACGGCCTGCGCGACTGGTTGGCTCAGCGCGTCACCGCGGTGCTGATGGCACTTTTTACCGTGGTCTTGCTGGCGCAAGTGCTCTTGTCCAAAGGCCCTATCGGCTACGACAAATGGGCTGGCATCTTTTCCACGCAGTGGATGAAGTTTTTGACCTTCGCGGTCATCATCGCCATGCTCTACCACGTGTGGGTAGGCGTGCGTGACATCTGGATGGATTATGTCAAACCGGTCTCTATCCGCTTGTCCTTGCAGGTGTTCTCTATCGTTTGGCTAGTTGGCTGCGCCGGCTGGGCTATCCAAGTTCTGTGGCGTCTCTGA
- the sdhC gene encoding succinate dehydrogenase, cytochrome b556 subunit, with the protein MTELNSSSKRARPEFRNINALSDLPTYRLPPAGWVSILHRISGAIMFILMPLIIWMFDTSVSSEISFAKFTSVFSLGVGFIPGWFMKLVALALIWAYLHHFIAGVRHLWMDINHAVSKEFGRSSAIVTLSLGSLLTLALGLKLFGVY; encoded by the coding sequence ATGACTGAGCTCAACTCCTCCTCCAAGCGCGCGCGGCCTGAATTCCGCAACATCAATGCGCTCAGCGACCTCCCAACCTATCGCCTGCCTCCGGCGGGTTGGGTATCGATCCTCCACCGGATCAGCGGCGCCATCATGTTTATCCTGATGCCACTCATTATCTGGATGTTCGACACCTCCGTATCCTCGGAAATCTCATTTGCAAAGTTCACCAGTGTGTTTAGCCTCGGCGTGGGCTTTATCCCCGGCTGGTTCATGAAACTGGTTGCTCTGGCCCTCATCTGGGCTTATTTGCACCACTTCATCGCTGGCGTGCGCCACCTGTGGATGGATATCAACCACGCAGTGAGCAAAGAGTTCGGTCGCAGCTCCGCCATCGTGACCCTGAGCCTGGGCAGCTTGCTGACGCTGGCCCTAGGACTCAAGCTCTTCGGCGTTTACTAA
- a CDS encoding HpcH/HpaI aldolase/citrate lyase family protein — MLPVCDHYSGVEARMVKSLQLQVDMTLEFGACVFDVTLDCEDGAPVGGELDHANMVAALAKSAQDTPDLIANGLRRRVGVRLHAVDHPAFLQDVECVVGGAAHALSYIMLPKVESAADVDVAVRAMDALGANAAAIPLHVLIESPAAVHRAFEIAGHPRVQSISFGLMDFVSSHGGAIPASAMGVRGAADAATLDQFHHPLVVRAKTEIASACHAFGKVPSHCVVTEFKDVSALARSARFASQALGYTRMWSIHPDQIRPIVQAFSPDRRAVDEAARILEAAAAAQWGPVSVGGVLHDRASYRFFWQQLERAHATGVALPDTVSAYFVSSSVLEVM; from the coding sequence ATGTTGCCGGTGTGTGACCATTACAGCGGTGTAGAAGCCCGCATGGTCAAGAGCCTGCAGCTGCAGGTGGACATGACCTTGGAGTTCGGCGCTTGCGTCTTTGACGTGACGCTGGACTGCGAAGACGGTGCGCCCGTCGGCGGCGAGCTGGACCATGCCAATATGGTTGCAGCTCTCGCCAAGTCTGCGCAAGATACTCCTGATTTGATAGCAAATGGCTTGCGCCGCCGTGTAGGCGTGCGCTTGCATGCTGTCGACCATCCCGCGTTTTTGCAGGATGTGGAATGTGTGGTGGGCGGTGCTGCCCACGCTTTAAGTTACATCATGCTGCCCAAGGTGGAGTCCGCAGCGGATGTTGATGTCGCGGTGCGAGCCATGGATGCCCTTGGCGCTAATGCCGCTGCAATTCCCTTGCATGTATTGATTGAATCGCCGGCAGCCGTGCATCGCGCTTTTGAGATTGCCGGCCACCCGCGCGTCCAATCTATAAGTTTCGGTTTGATGGATTTTGTGTCCAGCCACGGTGGCGCCATTCCCGCCTCTGCGATGGGTGTGCGCGGCGCAGCTGATGCGGCCACCTTGGACCAATTTCACCACCCCTTGGTGGTACGCGCCAAAACAGAGATCGCCAGCGCCTGCCATGCATTCGGCAAAGTGCCATCGCACTGTGTGGTGACGGAATTCAAAGACGTTTCGGCCTTGGCCCGCTCTGCGCGCTTTGCGTCTCAAGCCCTGGGCTACACCCGGATGTGGAGCATTCACCCCGATCAAATCCGCCCCATCGTGCAGGCTTTTTCTCCTGACCGTCGGGCAGTGGACGAGGCGGCCCGTATTCTGGAAGCGGCAGCCGCTGCGCAATGGGGCCCCGTGTCAGTGGGCGGTGTGCTCCATGACCGGGCGAGTTACCGGTTTTTCTGGCAGCAGTTGGAGCGGGCGCACGCCACAGGCGTCGCGCTGCCGGACACGGTTTCCGCCTACTTTGTGTCTTCTTCCGTTCTGGAGGTGATGTGA
- a CDS encoding GNAT family N-acetyltransferase, translated as MTKIRPSTEADISAITSIYAHHVLTGTGTFETTPPTEEDMKGRRADVLSKALPYLVAEVDGNVIGFAYCNWFKPRPAYRFSAEDSIYLAPEAHGKGLGKLLLTELMAQAERCGVRKLIAVIGDSENRGSIGVHASCGYRHAGVIGACGWKFERWLDIVLMEKSIGAGNSTAPVDVRV; from the coding sequence ATGACCAAAATCCGCCCCAGCACTGAAGCCGATATCTCCGCAATTACCTCCATTTATGCGCACCACGTGCTGACGGGAACAGGGACTTTCGAAACCACTCCACCCACCGAGGAAGACATGAAAGGGCGTCGCGCAGATGTGCTGTCCAAAGCACTCCCCTATCTGGTGGCAGAAGTCGATGGCAACGTCATCGGGTTTGCCTATTGCAACTGGTTCAAACCACGGCCCGCTTATCGCTTCTCCGCGGAGGACTCGATTTACCTCGCGCCTGAGGCCCACGGCAAAGGGCTGGGCAAGTTATTGCTCACCGAACTTATGGCTCAGGCGGAGCGCTGTGGCGTTCGCAAGTTAATCGCCGTTATCGGCGACTCTGAGAACCGCGGCTCCATTGGCGTGCACGCCAGTTGCGGCTACCGGCATGCGGGTGTGATCGGGGCTTGCGGTTGGAAGTTCGAACGTTGGCTGGACATTGTGCTCATGGAAAAAAGCATCGGCGCTGGGAACTCTACTGCACCGGTAGACGTCCGCGTATGA
- a CDS encoding GntR family transcriptional regulator: protein MVPGPAVTPAFSPLYQQIKALILQSLQSGEWKPSTAIPSEQELAGRYRVSQGTVRKAIDELAAENLVVRRQGKGTFVATHAERHTQYRFLRLVPEGGEQASEGPAERRIIDCKRTRATADVARALSLRAGDAVLQVRRVLSFAGTPTILEDLWLPGGPFKGLTAERLNSYNGAMYALFETEFGVRMVRAEEKIKAVLPDAEQRGLLQTGAQTPLLSVERTAFTYNDLPMELRRGLYLTDTHYYRNALN from the coding sequence ATGGTGCCGGGCCCGGCTGTCACACCGGCTTTCAGCCCGCTGTACCAGCAAATCAAAGCGCTCATTCTCCAAAGTTTGCAGAGCGGCGAATGGAAGCCCAGCACTGCCATCCCCAGCGAGCAAGAACTGGCCGGTCGCTACCGGGTGAGCCAAGGCACAGTGCGCAAAGCCATCGACGAACTGGCCGCAGAGAACCTGGTGGTTCGCCGCCAGGGAAAAGGCACGTTTGTGGCCACCCATGCCGAACGCCACACCCAGTACCGGTTTCTGCGACTGGTACCCGAGGGCGGCGAGCAAGCCAGTGAGGGTCCCGCCGAGCGCCGCATCATTGACTGCAAACGCACCCGTGCAACGGCAGATGTCGCGCGCGCACTATCGCTCCGTGCGGGGGACGCGGTACTTCAAGTGCGACGGGTGTTGTCATTTGCCGGCACACCCACCATTCTGGAGGATTTGTGGCTCCCCGGCGGTCCTTTCAAAGGGCTGACGGCAGAGCGACTGAACAGCTACAACGGCGCGATGTATGCGCTTTTTGAAACAGAATTCGGCGTCCGCATGGTGCGGGCGGAAGAAAAAATCAAAGCAGTCCTCCCCGATGCGGAACAGCGCGGGCTGCTCCAAACCGGTGCGCAGACGCCATTATTGAGCGTGGAGCGAACTGCGTTCACCTACAACGATTTACCCATGGAGCTCCGTCGGGGCTTGTACCTGACCGACACACACTACTATCGAAATGCGCTAAATTGA
- a CDS encoding inorganic phosphate transporter yields MEQVQTALWVVALLVALALAFDFMNGFHDAANSIATVVSTGVLKPGQAVIFAAFFNFIAIFIFHLSVAATVGKGIVQPGVVDTHVVFGALVGAITWNVITWYYGIPSSSSHALIGGIVGAVIAKAGVSALISAGIMKTVAFIFVSPLLGFTLGSVMMVVVAWTFRRMRPSRIDKWFRRLQLVSAGAYSLGHGGNDAQKTIGIIWMMLIATGYVLPTESAPPTWTIVSCYAAIGAGTMFGGWRIVRTMGQKITKLKPVGGFCAETGGALTLFLATALGVPVSTTHTITGAIVGVGSTQRASAVRWGVAGNIVWAWVLTIPAAAFVAAIAYWVSLQIF; encoded by the coding sequence ATGGAACAAGTCCAGACAGCCTTATGGGTGGTAGCTCTGTTGGTGGCGCTCGCATTGGCGTTCGACTTCATGAATGGTTTTCATGATGCAGCGAACTCGATTGCCACAGTGGTCTCCACCGGCGTGCTCAAGCCGGGCCAAGCGGTCATTTTTGCCGCATTTTTTAACTTTATTGCGATCTTTATCTTCCACCTAAGCGTCGCCGCGACCGTGGGCAAGGGTATCGTGCAGCCAGGTGTGGTGGACACCCATGTGGTGTTTGGTGCCCTGGTCGGTGCGATCACATGGAACGTCATTACCTGGTACTACGGCATTCCCAGCAGCTCTTCGCACGCCTTGATTGGCGGCATCGTCGGCGCGGTCATTGCCAAGGCCGGTGTCAGTGCATTGATCTCAGCGGGCATTATGAAAACGGTGGCATTCATTTTTGTCTCGCCGCTGCTGGGCTTTACGCTGGGGTCCGTCATGATGGTGGTGGTCGCTTGGACCTTCAGGCGTATGCGTCCGTCAAGGATCGATAAGTGGTTCCGTCGCTTGCAGCTGGTGAGCGCGGGCGCATATAGCTTGGGTCATGGCGGCAACGATGCCCAAAAAACGATTGGCATTATCTGGATGATGTTGATCGCCACAGGCTATGTGCTTCCGACGGAGAGTGCGCCGCCTACATGGACCATCGTGTCCTGCTATGCAGCCATTGGGGCTGGCACCATGTTTGGTGGCTGGCGCATTGTGCGAACCATGGGGCAGAAAATTACCAAGCTCAAGCCGGTAGGGGGCTTTTGCGCGGAGACCGGCGGCGCTTTGACACTGTTTCTCGCAACCGCATTGGGCGTGCCGGTTTCCACGACGCACACCATTACAGGGGCGATTGTGGGTGTGGGTTCAACGCAGCGCGCGAGCGCGGTGCGTTGGGGTGTGGCAGGAAACATCGTGTGGGCGTGGGTGCTGACGATTCCTGCCGCTGCGTTTGTCGCAGCTATTGCCTACTGGGTCAGTCTGCAGATTTTTTGA
- a CDS encoding malate dehydrogenase, whose translation MSKKPVRVAVTGAAGQIGYALLFRIASGEMLGKDQPVILQLLEIPDEKAQNALKGVIMELEDCAFPLLVGIEAHSDPMKAFKDTDYALLVGSRPRGPGMERAELLAINGAIFTTQGKALNAVASRDVRVLVVGNPANTNAYIAMKAAPDLPAKNFTAMLRLDHNRAASQLAAKTGKAVADIENLAVWGNHSPTMYADYRFATIAGQSVKDMINDETWNRETFLPTVGKRGAAIIAARGLSSAASAANAAIDHMRDWALGTNGKWVTMGIPSNGEYGIPKEVMFGYPVTCANGEYKIVEGLEIDAFSQECINKTLAELQGEQDGVKHLL comes from the coding sequence ATGAGCAAGAAACCCGTCCGCGTTGCCGTTACAGGCGCAGCAGGTCAAATCGGTTACGCCCTTCTGTTTCGCATCGCCTCCGGCGAAATGCTGGGCAAAGACCAGCCCGTCATCTTGCAATTGCTGGAAATTCCAGACGAAAAAGCCCAAAACGCGCTGAAGGGCGTGATCATGGAGTTGGAAGATTGCGCATTCCCCCTGTTGGTGGGCATTGAGGCGCACTCTGACCCGATGAAAGCATTCAAAGACACCGACTACGCCTTGTTGGTCGGTTCCCGTCCACGCGGCCCCGGTATGGAGCGTGCTGAACTGCTGGCCATCAATGGCGCCATCTTCACTACCCAAGGCAAGGCATTGAATGCCGTAGCTTCCCGCGACGTGCGCGTGCTGGTGGTCGGTAACCCCGCCAACACCAACGCCTACATCGCCATGAAGGCAGCCCCTGATCTGCCAGCCAAGAACTTCACCGCCATGCTGCGTCTGGACCACAACCGCGCTGCCAGCCAGTTGGCTGCCAAGACTGGTAAGGCCGTGGCGGACATCGAAAACTTGGCAGTGTGGGGCAACCACTCTCCCACCATGTACGCCGACTACCGTTTCGCCACGATCGCCGGTCAGTCTGTGAAAGACATGATCAACGACGAAACTTGGAACCGCGAAACTTTCTTGCCCACCGTGGGCAAGCGTGGCGCTGCCATCATCGCCGCACGTGGCTTGTCGTCGGCAGCGTCTGCTGCCAACGCAGCCATTGACCACATGCGTGACTGGGCTCTGGGCACCAACGGCAAGTGGGTCACCATGGGCATTCCTTCGAACGGCGAATACGGCATTCCCAAGGAAGTCATGTTCGGTTACCCCGTGACATGCGCCAACGGTGAATACAAGATCGTTGAAGGCCTGGAAATCGATGCGTTCTCCCAAGAGTGCATCAACAAGACCTTGGCTGAACTCCAAGGCGAACAAGACGGCGTGAAGCACTTGCTGTAA
- the rpsP gene encoding 30S ribosomal protein S16, with translation MVVIRLARGGAKARPFFNIVIADKRSRRDGRFIERIGFYNPIAKANEESIRIAQDRLTYWQGVGAQASPTVERLISQAAKKAA, from the coding sequence ATGGTCGTCATTCGACTCGCTCGTGGTGGTGCAAAAGCTCGCCCGTTTTTCAATATTGTGATTGCTGACAAGCGTAGCCGCCGTGACGGCCGCTTCATCGAGCGCATCGGGTTCTACAACCCTATCGCCAAGGCAAATGAAGAAAGCATTCGTATTGCGCAAGACCGCTTGACCTACTGGCAAGGCGTCGGCGCACAAGCTTCTCCTACCGTGGAGCGTTTGATCAGCCAAGCTGCTAAAAAAGCCGCTTAA
- a CDS encoding DUF47 domain-containing protein yields MFFGKLLPREGNFFEMFNQHADRIVEAAQAFSRLVANYSDADLRAKYNQEVDDAERAADRVTHEVNKAIHITFITPIDREQIHSLINTMDDVADLIQDSAETMALYDVRVMTEEIVRLTDLSVKCCERLRDAVRLLSDIADHATAEAALKTCEEIDRLESDADRVMRTAMSKLFREQEDVRELIKLKAIYELLETITDKCEDVANVIEGIILENS; encoded by the coding sequence ATGTTCTTTGGAAAGCTGTTGCCTCGCGAAGGCAATTTTTTTGAGATGTTCAATCAGCATGCTGATCGCATCGTGGAGGCGGCCCAGGCGTTTTCCAGGTTGGTAGCCAATTACAGCGACGCGGATCTGCGTGCCAAATACAACCAGGAAGTCGACGACGCAGAGCGTGCGGCAGACCGTGTGACGCACGAAGTCAACAAAGCGATCCACATCACGTTCATCACGCCCATCGATCGCGAGCAGATCCACTCCCTCATCAACACCATGGATGACGTGGCAGACCTGATTCAGGACTCTGCGGAGACGATGGCGCTATACGACGTGCGCGTCATGACCGAAGAAATTGTTCGACTCACCGATTTGAGCGTCAAATGCTGTGAGCGCTTGCGGGATGCGGTGCGATTGCTGTCGGATATTGCGGACCATGCCACTGCAGAGGCTGCGCTGAAGACCTGCGAAGAAATCGATCGTCTGGAGTCAGATGCCGATCGCGTGATGCGCACCGCCATGAGCAAGTTGTTCCGTGAGCAAGAGGATGTGCGTGAACTCATCAAGCTCAAGGCCATTTACGAGCTGCTGGAAACCATCACCGACAAGTGTGAAGACGTGGCCAATGTGATCGAGGGCATCATCCTCGAGAACTCCTGA